In Akkermansia muciniphila, one DNA window encodes the following:
- the pheA gene encoding prephenate dehydratase — METTHHGEDTSPDNPPRQQKGGNTDEQTIALTKARLAIDEVDARIVELLKKRAEWVHEVGRIKKEKNSPIFVPERETAMLNKLNRLNAGVLPEASLQAIYREIISCSFFLEGGLTIAYLGPKGTWSHQAALKQFGKSCELIPCQSFKDVFDMVDRGKAQYGVVPVENSSEGSVTAVMDLFVTSPLKICAQINLNIRNSLMADIPREHIRILYSHPQVLGQTRNWIQRHFPNAELVETSSTTKASILAKENAAMGAASLGCPLAAELFGLNILEEDVQDQSCNTTRFAVIGRQETQPSGRDRTSLLIRIQHKPGTLAEVVNCFQRYNNNLIRIESRPSKVINWEYVFYIDAAGHIQESPLRETLPELEQHCSMLKILGSYADTDVI, encoded by the coding sequence ATGGAGACCACGCACCACGGGGAGGACACCTCTCCGGACAATCCCCCCAGGCAGCAAAAAGGCGGAAACACGGATGAACAGACCATCGCCCTGACAAAGGCGCGCCTGGCTATTGACGAGGTGGACGCCCGGATTGTAGAGCTGTTAAAAAAACGCGCCGAATGGGTGCATGAAGTCGGCCGCATTAAAAAGGAAAAAAATTCCCCCATCTTCGTTCCCGAACGGGAAACGGCCATGCTCAACAAACTGAACCGCCTGAATGCGGGCGTGCTGCCGGAAGCCTCCCTTCAGGCTATTTACCGTGAAATCATCTCCTGCTCCTTCTTCCTGGAAGGCGGCCTGACCATTGCTTACCTGGGTCCCAAAGGGACCTGGAGCCACCAGGCGGCTCTCAAGCAGTTCGGAAAAAGCTGCGAACTCATTCCGTGCCAGAGCTTCAAGGACGTGTTTGACATGGTGGACCGGGGAAAGGCCCAGTACGGCGTAGTTCCCGTGGAAAATTCCTCGGAAGGCTCCGTCACCGCCGTGATGGATCTTTTCGTCACCTCACCCCTCAAAATCTGCGCCCAGATCAATCTGAACATCCGCAACAGCCTGATGGCGGATATTCCGCGGGAACACATCCGCATCCTGTATTCCCACCCCCAGGTCCTCGGCCAGACGAGGAACTGGATCCAGCGGCACTTCCCGAACGCGGAACTCGTGGAAACATCCTCCACTACGAAAGCCAGCATTCTTGCCAAGGAGAACGCCGCCATGGGCGCGGCGTCCCTAGGCTGCCCGCTGGCCGCGGAATTGTTCGGCCTGAACATATTGGAAGAAGACGTTCAGGACCAGTCCTGCAACACCACCCGTTTTGCCGTCATCGGACGCCAGGAAACGCAGCCCAGCGGCAGGGACCGCACCTCCCTGCTCATCCGCATCCAGCACAAACCCGGCACCCTGGCGGAAGTGGTCAACTGCTTCCAGCGGTACAACAATAACCTGATACGCATTGAATCCCGCCCGTCCAAAGTCATCAACTGGGAATACGTCTTCTACATAGACGCCGCCGGCCACATTCAGGAATCCCCCCTCCGGGAAACCCTTCCGGAGCTGGAACAGCACTGTTCCATGCTGAAAATTCTGGGCAGCTACGCGGATACGGACGTCATTTAA
- a CDS encoding alpha-L-fucosidase, producing the protein MNIATIAALAVTLGLPAPAQQSVTKIITENGQPSLALDEQFAARLRGGGTKQNSPATVPAEFSATAPGLPLPADANHAAVRETAEERNRRMEWWRDAKFGMFIHYGLYSGLAGEWKGRPGGSEWIQKNVEVDTDTYAAEAVPLFKPREGLTEEWAQLARDAGCQYIVLTSKHHEGFGLFDSALTDYDAKSAVNRDIIREYADSCRRRGLKVGLYHSVIDWHHPSYDNTICPDLCYPAGQAAMLNRKNIPRDHTAYQKYLHAQVRELMTRYAPIDIMWWDYSQGAMEGAKGWKAPELMDMVRSINPGVIMNNRLYAYSGLNKDQAGTLDLRCGDYITPERFIPRRGYPGVDWESCMTVSDKWGYNRYDTNIKSPETIIEKLVECVTKGGNLLLNVNPMADGTIPEKVAATMRGVGRWLNINGEAVYGTRAFIQLDQPASINRQGDIFVFLIPPPDKGAAQPPSEGTMKELTAGAEHARMQPLDATGYEDDEGTAVTLPAGYSKALLLGDNAVLPVVNGTVLFKAHEHSKTPCSVIKLSK; encoded by the coding sequence ATGAACATAGCCACGATTGCCGCCCTGGCCGTCACTCTGGGGCTTCCCGCCCCGGCCCAGCAGTCCGTCACTAAAATCATTACGGAAAACGGGCAGCCCTCTCTGGCCCTGGACGAACAGTTCGCGGCCCGGCTGCGCGGCGGCGGAACAAAGCAGAACTCCCCGGCCACCGTTCCCGCGGAATTTTCGGCAACCGCGCCCGGACTCCCCCTCCCCGCGGACGCCAACCATGCCGCAGTCAGGGAAACGGCGGAGGAACGCAACCGGCGCATGGAATGGTGGAGGGACGCCAAATTCGGCATGTTCATCCACTACGGCCTGTATTCCGGACTGGCCGGGGAATGGAAAGGCAGGCCCGGAGGTTCCGAATGGATTCAAAAAAACGTGGAAGTGGATACGGACACCTACGCCGCGGAAGCCGTGCCCCTGTTCAAGCCCAGGGAAGGCCTGACGGAAGAATGGGCCCAGCTCGCCCGGGATGCGGGGTGTCAATATATAGTGCTCACCAGCAAGCACCATGAAGGCTTCGGCCTGTTTGACAGCGCCTTGACGGATTACGACGCCAAAAGCGCCGTGAACAGGGACATCATCCGCGAATATGCGGACTCCTGCCGCAGGCGCGGCCTGAAAGTGGGCCTCTACCACTCCGTCATTGACTGGCACCACCCGTCCTATGACAACACCATCTGCCCGGACCTCTGCTACCCTGCGGGGCAGGCGGCCATGCTTAACAGGAAAAACATTCCCCGCGACCACACCGCCTACCAGAAATACCTGCACGCCCAGGTCCGGGAGCTGATGACCCGTTACGCGCCCATCGACATCATGTGGTGGGACTACTCCCAGGGGGCCATGGAGGGGGCCAAAGGCTGGAAAGCGCCGGAACTGATGGACATGGTGCGCTCCATCAATCCCGGCGTCATCATGAACAACCGCCTGTACGCCTATTCCGGCCTGAACAAGGACCAGGCCGGAACGCTGGACCTGCGTTGCGGGGACTATATTACCCCGGAACGCTTCATCCCCCGGCGCGGATATCCCGGCGTGGACTGGGAATCCTGCATGACGGTGAGCGACAAATGGGGCTACAACCGCTACGACACCAACATCAAGTCCCCGGAAACCATCATTGAAAAACTGGTGGAATGCGTTACCAAGGGAGGCAATCTTCTGCTGAACGTCAATCCCATGGCAGACGGCACCATTCCGGAAAAAGTGGCCGCTACCATGCGCGGCGTAGGCCGGTGGCTCAACATCAACGGTGAAGCCGTGTACGGCACACGGGCATTCATTCAACTGGACCAGCCGGCCTCCATCAATCGGCAGGGGGATATCTTCGTCTTCCTGATTCCGCCGCCGGACAAGGGAGCGGCCCAGCCGCCCAGCGAAGGAACCATGAAAGAACTGACGGCGGGCGCGGAACACGCCCGCATGCAGCCGCTGGACGCCACCGGTTATGAAGATGATGAGGGAACGGCCGTCACCCTGCCCGCCGGCTATTCCAAAGCATTGCTTTTGGGGGACAACGCCGTCCTTCCCGTCGTCAACGGAACGGTTCTGTTCAAGGCTCATGAACATTCCAAAACACCCTGTTCCGTCATCAAACTGAGCAAATAG
- the ligA gene encoding NAD-dependent DNA ligase LigA, protein MEEDLFSLAAGKQPSQQATNETASRAGEARENAGAGHPGNAEETAPRRIDYLRAELRRHNRLYYEQAEPEISDAEYDALFLELEKLEEAHPELADPDSPTRRVGGAPLQGFNQIRHAVPMLSIDDIFEQRDAPVPDEELADFYHKLARALQTEKVPVSVEPKIDGVALSIMYRDGKLAYAATRGDGDVGDDVTANVRTIRSVPLTLPPGAPPVLEVRGEVFMPNEAFAKLNEERDADGLPAFANPRNATAGTLKQLDPRQVAARPLAFLAHGLGAYEGPELRDAKDFWNMLRHCGIPCNAPVYYTDSLESTRQAVRDIDRLRHTLPYGTDGAVIKISSTATREALGATARAPRWAAAYKFPPEQKETTLLNIIVQVGRTGVLTPVAELRPVLLSGSTVARATLHNQDEIDRKDIRIGDTVLVEKAGEIIPAVLKVNLSKRPEDARPYSILEATRGLCPACGNPIMKEEGKVAWRCTNFTCPAQAVTGITHFCSRSALDVESIGSSVAEALRSSGLASSALDLFSLTTDQLANLNLGTPEEPRRYGEKNARKALDALQNARGLPLERWLIAFGIPLVGEVVAKALADTHPDLKHVADSPYLRDIVRLDELMEKAAKTNPNTRDNKKAVKEGALSAEAVQERHQELMEEIDRLTAPYLATGYLRKNTAKFSYGSEIGVAAAKSLRNFFSSAAGNHTMDVLNGLGINPQSQSYRANFLEIPAGSLSGKTFVITGTLSHPRDYFEQLIASHGGKATGAISKSTSFLLAGSGGGSKRDKALKLGVPVISEEDFYKMIGN, encoded by the coding sequence ATGGAGGAAGACCTTTTTTCCCTGGCAGCCGGCAAACAGCCTTCACAGCAGGCAACAAATGAAACGGCATCCCGGGCTGGGGAGGCGCGGGAAAACGCCGGCGCCGGCCACCCCGGAAACGCGGAGGAAACCGCTCCCCGCCGCATAGACTACCTGCGTGCCGAACTGCGCCGCCACAACCGTCTGTATTACGAACAGGCGGAACCGGAGATTTCCGACGCGGAATATGACGCCCTGTTCCTGGAGCTGGAAAAACTGGAAGAAGCCCACCCCGAACTGGCGGATCCGGACTCCCCCACGCGCCGCGTAGGCGGCGCCCCCCTCCAGGGCTTCAACCAGATCAGGCATGCGGTGCCCATGTTGTCCATTGACGACATTTTTGAGCAGCGGGACGCCCCCGTGCCGGATGAAGAACTGGCGGACTTCTACCATAAGCTGGCCAGGGCGCTGCAAACGGAGAAAGTTCCCGTCTCCGTGGAACCCAAGATTGACGGAGTGGCCCTTTCCATCATGTACCGCGACGGGAAGCTGGCTTATGCGGCCACGCGCGGAGACGGAGACGTTGGGGACGACGTAACGGCCAATGTCCGCACCATCCGCAGCGTTCCCCTCACCCTCCCCCCCGGCGCGCCGCCCGTGCTGGAAGTGCGCGGGGAAGTCTTCATGCCCAATGAAGCCTTCGCCAAACTGAACGAAGAACGGGACGCCGACGGGCTCCCCGCCTTCGCCAACCCGCGCAACGCCACCGCCGGAACCCTCAAGCAGCTGGACCCTCGGCAGGTGGCCGCCCGACCGCTGGCCTTCCTGGCCCACGGATTGGGCGCGTATGAAGGCCCGGAACTCAGGGACGCAAAAGATTTCTGGAACATGCTCCGCCACTGCGGCATCCCCTGCAATGCGCCGGTGTATTACACGGACAGCCTGGAATCCACGCGCCAAGCCGTGCGGGATATTGACAGGCTCCGCCATACGCTCCCCTACGGCACGGACGGAGCCGTTATTAAAATCAGCTCCACGGCTACGCGGGAAGCGCTGGGAGCTACGGCTCGCGCGCCCCGCTGGGCGGCGGCGTATAAATTCCCCCCGGAACAGAAGGAAACCACCCTGCTGAATATTATCGTGCAGGTAGGACGCACCGGGGTGCTGACGCCCGTGGCGGAATTGCGGCCTGTGCTGCTGTCCGGTTCCACGGTGGCGCGGGCCACCCTTCATAACCAGGATGAAATCGACCGGAAGGACATCCGCATCGGAGATACGGTGCTGGTGGAAAAGGCGGGGGAAATCATCCCCGCCGTTCTGAAAGTGAACCTCTCCAAACGCCCGGAGGACGCCAGGCCCTACAGCATTCTGGAAGCCACGCGGGGTCTGTGCCCCGCCTGCGGCAATCCCATCATGAAGGAAGAAGGGAAAGTAGCCTGGCGCTGCACCAACTTCACCTGCCCCGCGCAGGCCGTGACGGGCATCACTCATTTCTGTTCCCGTTCTGCTCTGGATGTGGAGAGCATCGGCTCTTCCGTGGCGGAAGCGCTGAGAAGCTCCGGACTGGCATCCTCTGCGCTGGACCTTTTCTCCCTGACTACGGACCAGCTCGCCAACCTGAACCTGGGCACGCCGGAGGAACCGCGCCGCTATGGGGAAAAAAATGCCCGGAAAGCGCTGGACGCCCTGCAAAACGCGCGAGGGCTTCCGCTGGAACGCTGGCTCATCGCCTTCGGCATTCCTCTGGTGGGGGAAGTTGTCGCCAAGGCGCTGGCGGACACGCATCCCGACCTGAAGCATGTGGCGGATTCTCCCTACCTCCGGGACATCGTCCGCCTGGATGAACTGATGGAAAAAGCCGCCAAAACCAACCCCAACACCCGCGACAATAAAAAGGCGGTGAAGGAAGGCGCGCTTTCCGCAGAAGCGGTACAGGAACGCCACCAGGAACTGATGGAGGAAATCGACCGCCTGACTGCCCCCTATCTGGCAACGGGCTACCTGCGTAAAAACACGGCCAAATTCAGCTATGGCTCCGAAATAGGCGTGGCGGCGGCCAAATCCCTCCGGAACTTTTTCTCCTCCGCAGCAGGGAATCACACCATGGACGTCCTGAACGGATTGGGCATCAATCCCCAGTCCCAGTCCTACCGGGCCAACTTTCTGGAAATCCCGGCGGGATCCCTGTCCGGAAAAACCTTCGTCATTACGGGAACGCTCAGCCATCCGCGGGACTACTTTGAACAGCTTATCGCCTCCCACGGAGGAAAAGCTACCGGGGCCATCTCCAAATCCACCTCCTTCCTCCTGGCAGGCAGCGGAGGGGGATCCAAGCGGGACAAAGCCCTCAAGCTGGGCGTGCCCGTCATTTCCGAGGAAGACTTCTACAAAATGATCGGAAATTAA
- the pgsA gene encoding CDP-diacylglycerol--glycerol-3-phosphate 3-phosphatidyltransferase, with translation MLNLPNAITLTRIALVVVFTAAVSVADQYSWGYLAALVTFILAACTDWLDGYLARRLNQVTTFGKLIDPLADKIAVSAAFIYLTGEGLCPAWITILIISREFLVTGLRQIAQDHGVIIPAGTSGKWKTAFQLAFCIDCLLALTWTHTPEYLPSIADRLAALFLWHGSGASNLLYQVTLWGSVLLTVYSGAVYCAGARKFLQR, from the coding sequence ATGCTGAACCTGCCCAATGCCATTACCCTGACGCGTATTGCCCTGGTAGTCGTCTTTACGGCAGCAGTCAGCGTCGCGGACCAGTATTCCTGGGGATACCTGGCCGCCCTGGTCACGTTCATTCTGGCTGCCTGCACGGACTGGCTGGACGGCTACCTGGCCCGCCGCCTGAATCAGGTCACCACCTTCGGCAAACTGATTGACCCCCTGGCGGATAAAATAGCCGTCTCCGCCGCCTTCATTTACCTGACGGGGGAAGGGCTCTGTCCCGCCTGGATTACCATTCTCATCATCAGCCGGGAATTCCTGGTCACCGGACTGCGCCAGATCGCGCAGGATCATGGCGTCATCATCCCTGCGGGGACATCCGGCAAATGGAAAACCGCCTTCCAGCTGGCCTTCTGCATCGACTGCCTGCTGGCCCTGACATGGACGCATACGCCGGAATACCTGCCCTCCATCGCGGACCGGCTGGCCGCGCTCTTCCTGTGGCACGGTTCCGGCGCATCCAACTTGCTGTACCAGGTTACGCTGTGGGGGTCCGTCCTCCTGACCGTTTATTCCGGAGCGGTTTACTGCGCGGGCGCCCGCAAATTCCTGCAACGCTGA
- a CDS encoding DEAD/DEAH box helicase, with protein sequence MVSTTFRELGLSAPILRQLENLEYKTPTPIQAASIPLLLRNKDLLGLAQTGTGKTDAFALPLIQHLSERPGKPPGRRVRALILSPTRELAAQIHENILAYARGLHLSTAVIFGGVGYVPQFKKLAGGLDILVATPGRLIDHLERRTVSLDSVETLILDEADHMLDMGFAPALKKIVSRIPEKRHTQMFSATMPENIRQLAQTLLQEPETVRVSPPSSTADRVEQFLCMVGSQAGKRPLTLELLKQQELPGRTLIFTRTRHGADRLASFLSGKDYPASAIHGDKSQSTRERMLREFRSGETPVLVATDIAARGIDVKDVRLVINYDLPEEPEVYVHRIGRTARAGAAGQAIALCSPEEIRKARDVHKLLGRLIPVHASSASVPDELRTVPGACRKRSNSMQEKRSSFRKGPRKGYGRRNSAGMHGSRSEA encoded by the coding sequence ATGGTATCGACTACATTCAGGGAGCTTGGCTTGTCGGCTCCCATTCTCCGCCAACTGGAGAACCTGGAGTACAAGACCCCCACTCCCATCCAGGCCGCCAGCATCCCGCTGCTGCTGCGGAACAAGGACCTGCTGGGGCTGGCGCAAACCGGAACTGGCAAAACGGACGCGTTCGCCCTGCCCCTTATTCAACATCTTTCAGAACGTCCCGGAAAACCGCCGGGCCGCCGGGTGAGGGCGCTTATTCTGAGTCCCACCCGGGAACTGGCCGCGCAAATTCATGAAAACATCCTCGCCTACGCCAGAGGGCTGCACCTGTCCACCGCCGTCATTTTCGGAGGCGTGGGGTATGTTCCCCAGTTCAAAAAGCTGGCGGGCGGCCTGGATATTCTCGTAGCTACGCCCGGCAGACTGATTGACCATCTGGAACGCCGGACTGTCAGTCTGGATAGCGTGGAAACCCTGATTCTGGATGAGGCGGACCATATGCTGGATATGGGATTCGCTCCGGCCCTGAAAAAAATCGTCTCCAGAATCCCGGAAAAACGCCACACGCAAATGTTTTCCGCCACAATGCCGGAAAATATCCGGCAACTGGCCCAGACCCTGCTTCAGGAACCGGAAACGGTGAGGGTCTCCCCTCCCTCCTCCACAGCGGACAGGGTGGAACAGTTCCTTTGCATGGTCGGCTCCCAGGCGGGAAAAAGGCCCCTTACCCTGGAACTGCTAAAACAGCAGGAGTTGCCTGGCCGCACGCTTATCTTTACCCGGACCAGGCATGGAGCCGACCGCCTGGCCTCCTTCCTGTCCGGAAAGGATTATCCGGCTTCCGCCATTCACGGGGATAAAAGCCAGAGCACGCGCGAACGCATGCTCCGAGAATTCCGCTCCGGGGAAACGCCCGTCCTCGTCGCCACGGACATCGCCGCCCGCGGCATTGACGTAAAAGACGTGCGGCTCGTCATTAACTATGACCTGCCGGAAGAACCGGAGGTCTATGTGCACCGCATCGGCCGCACGGCGCGCGCCGGAGCCGCCGGGCAAGCCATCGCCCTCTGTTCCCCGGAAGAAATCAGAAAAGCCAGGGATGTGCACAAGCTGCTGGGACGCCTCATTCCCGTACACGCTTCCAGCGCTTCCGTTCCTGATGAATTGCGTACGGTTCCGGGCGCGTGCAGGAAAAGGAGCAACTCTATGCAGGAAAAACGTTCCTCATTCCGCAAGGGGCCGCGGAAAGGATACGGAAGACGCAACTCCGCCGGAATGCACGGCAGCCGTTCGGAGGCATGA
- a CDS encoding Gfo/Idh/MocA family protein, giving the protein MDHSSSRRRFLQTLGLATGALAAGPFANAQEVAPLAPKKITIPDPNNIGPMTTWPPRKPGAIYMGGFRAPKLDKVRVAFVGVGERGSMHVGQMAVIEGAEIVGICDLYEDWAKRNADVVEKKTGKRPPIFTKGPEDYKRMMKEVKPDAVIVCPSWEWHCRVTCDVMKMGAHAFVEVPMAVSIKELWEIVDTSEETRKHCMMMENVNYGREELLYLNMVRQGVIGDLLYGEAAYIHELRNQMKQEERGTGSWRTYHYAKRNGNVYPTHGLGPIAQYMNLARKDDCFGRLVSFSSPALGRPAYARKNFPADHKWNKLDFACGDMNTSIIKTTMGRTVLVEWDETSPRPYSRLNLIQGTLGTLAGFPTRVAGEKLGNGNYHEWIEGKEKLAPIFEKYEHPLWKRVGPLALKMGGHGGMDFVMLFRIIECLRNGEPMDQNVYEGAFWSSVSELSEYSVAQGGMPQVFPDFTRGDWKTTAPLGIVQ; this is encoded by the coding sequence ATGGATCATTCATCATCACGCCGTCGTTTTCTTCAGACTCTGGGCCTGGCTACTGGCGCCCTGGCTGCCGGTCCCTTTGCCAACGCCCAGGAAGTCGCCCCCCTGGCTCCCAAGAAAATCACCATTCCGGACCCGAATAACATCGGCCCCATGACCACCTGGCCGCCGCGCAAGCCCGGCGCCATCTACATGGGCGGCTTCAGGGCTCCCAAGCTGGACAAGGTGCGCGTAGCCTTTGTCGGCGTGGGTGAGCGCGGCTCCATGCACGTGGGCCAGATGGCCGTTATAGAAGGCGCGGAAATCGTCGGCATTTGCGACCTGTATGAAGACTGGGCCAAGCGCAACGCGGACGTCGTGGAAAAGAAGACGGGCAAGCGCCCCCCCATTTTCACGAAAGGGCCGGAAGACTACAAGCGCATGATGAAGGAAGTCAAGCCGGACGCCGTCATCGTCTGCCCCAGCTGGGAATGGCACTGCCGCGTTACCTGCGACGTGATGAAGATGGGCGCCCACGCCTTTGTGGAAGTGCCTATGGCCGTCTCCATCAAGGAACTCTGGGAAATCGTGGATACTTCCGAAGAAACCAGGAAGCACTGCATGATGATGGAAAACGTCAATTACGGACGTGAAGAACTCCTGTACCTGAACATGGTGCGCCAGGGCGTCATCGGCGATCTGCTGTACGGAGAAGCCGCCTACATTCATGAACTGCGCAACCAGATGAAGCAGGAGGAACGCGGCACCGGTTCCTGGAGAACCTACCACTACGCCAAGCGCAACGGAAACGTGTATCCCACGCACGGCCTCGGCCCCATCGCCCAGTACATGAATCTGGCCCGCAAGGACGACTGCTTCGGCCGTCTCGTGTCCTTCTCCAGCCCGGCCCTGGGCCGTCCCGCGTACGCCAGGAAGAATTTCCCGGCGGACCACAAGTGGAACAAGCTGGACTTTGCCTGCGGCGATATGAATACCTCCATCATCAAAACCACCATGGGCCGCACCGTCCTAGTGGAATGGGATGAAACCAGCCCGCGCCCCTACTCCCGCCTGAATCTCATCCAGGGCACCCTGGGCACCCTGGCCGGCTTCCCGACCCGCGTAGCCGGCGAAAAGCTGGGCAACGGAAATTATCACGAATGGATTGAGGGCAAAGAAAAGCTGGCCCCCATTTTTGAAAAATACGAACACCCGCTCTGGAAGCGCGTCGGCCCGCTGGCCCTGAAGATGGGCGGCCACGGCGGCATGGACTTCGTGATGCTCTTCCGCATCATCGAATGCCTCCGCAATGGCGAACCGATGGACCAGAACGTTTATGAAGGAGCCTTCTGGTCCTCCGTCTCCGAGCTTTCCGAATACTCCGTGGCCCAGGGCGGCATGCCCCAGGTGTTCCCGGACTTCACCCGCGGAGACTGGAAAACGACCGCTCCGCTGGGCATCGTCCAGTAA
- the eboE gene encoding metabolite traffic protein EboE has translation MLSYCTNIHPAESWAETREALFTCVPRIRQELAAMDSPLKNLPLGIGLRLSARAAAELLETPHAVEALKSWLDDQGARVETLNGFPYGNFHGQRVKERVFQPDWTTPERFEYTCNLFRILALIGDEQADRLTVSTLPASHSWFHADEERLFSRLDAMSGFLDMLGRQTGRLMQLGLEPEPFGHFHDTEGAIRFFNGLRNYSRRPELIERHLGLTYDTCHFAILREEPEATLSAWEENNIALCKVQYSNALECRVRGEEDLERLRQFDEGVYFHQTSIRNQDRTMLFPDLPNALAYGRDYAEETRDSQWRIHYHIPLYASPEPPLKGTEEFILKTRYFLRDRQGPQPHLEVETYTWSVLPDHMKMPLAAQIARELHYIETL, from the coding sequence ATGCTTTCCTACTGCACCAATATTCATCCCGCCGAATCCTGGGCGGAAACCAGGGAAGCCCTTTTCACCTGCGTTCCCCGCATCAGGCAGGAACTCGCGGCAATGGACTCCCCTTTGAAGAATCTCCCGCTGGGCATCGGTCTGCGCCTGTCCGCCAGAGCGGCGGCGGAACTTCTGGAAACGCCGCACGCCGTGGAAGCCCTGAAATCATGGCTGGATGACCAGGGCGCGCGCGTGGAAACCCTCAACGGTTTCCCTTACGGTAATTTTCACGGGCAGCGCGTAAAAGAGCGCGTTTTCCAGCCGGACTGGACTACGCCGGAACGTTTTGAATACACCTGCAACCTGTTCCGCATTCTGGCGCTCATTGGAGACGAACAGGCTGACAGGCTGACCGTCAGCACGCTCCCCGCCTCACACAGCTGGTTTCATGCGGATGAAGAACGCCTCTTTTCCCGGCTGGACGCCATGAGCGGATTCCTGGATATGCTGGGCAGGCAGACCGGCCGCCTGATGCAGCTGGGGCTGGAGCCGGAGCCATTCGGTCATTTTCACGATACGGAAGGAGCCATCCGTTTCTTCAACGGCCTTCGCAACTATTCCCGCCGTCCCGAACTGATCGAACGCCACCTGGGGCTGACATACGATACCTGCCATTTCGCCATTCTCCGGGAAGAGCCGGAAGCCACTCTTTCCGCCTGGGAGGAGAACAACATCGCCCTCTGCAAGGTTCAATACTCCAACGCCCTGGAATGCCGCGTACGCGGTGAAGAAGACCTGGAACGCCTGCGCCAGTTTGACGAAGGCGTTTATTTCCATCAGACCAGCATCCGCAACCAGGACCGCACCATGCTTTTCCCGGACCTGCCCAATGCCCTGGCCTATGGACGGGACTATGCGGAGGAAACGCGGGATTCCCAATGGCGCATCCATTACCACATTCCCCTGTACGCTTCTCCGGAACCACCCTTGAAAGGCACGGAAGAATTCATCCTGAAAACGCGCTATTTCCTCCGGGACCGCCAAGGCCCGCAGCCGCACCTGGAGGTGGAGACCTATACCTGGAGCGTCCTGCCGGACCACATGAAGATGCCCCTGGCAGCCCAGATTGCCCGTGAACTGCATTACATTGAAACCCTGTAA
- a CDS encoding MFS transporter — protein sequence MRTFTWPIALLLAGLLFQTVAFAVLNTVVPLWMEQVDAATWEAGLVGAFFFLGNLAGTLLAGGVIRRAGFKGSYQYACLLCAVSTVLLPVFPGMPAWSGLRLLAGISCALVWVVVESALLRAGTLQTRGILLASYMVVYYLGTVLGQLLLGWFPSDMSLIATEVCILSVAGMVPLMFARLESGNGEISSSSHVEIRTLLRRRSVFLGIVGCVISGVVLGTIYCLMPLFLKRQGMSHSSVGYWMALLIAAAILGQWPMGRLADRYGRAFVMKCQSLLVAAACAGLMLKGGLMAPSLIALGLAGFSLYPVAMAWGCEEASRDELVTMNQLLLLSYSVGTLAGPSLTSFLMQRYSDNWMPMVIALVALSFMPVLVLGGGHGRRKLSR from the coding sequence ATGCGTACATTTACCTGGCCTATTGCCCTGCTGCTGGCGGGGCTTCTTTTCCAGACAGTGGCGTTTGCCGTGTTGAATACGGTTGTTCCCCTGTGGATGGAGCAAGTTGATGCCGCCACTTGGGAGGCGGGGCTGGTGGGGGCTTTCTTTTTTCTCGGGAACCTGGCCGGCACGCTGCTGGCTGGCGGCGTGATCCGAAGGGCCGGATTCAAAGGAAGTTACCAATATGCATGCCTTTTGTGCGCGGTGTCCACCGTTCTGCTGCCTGTGTTTCCCGGCATGCCGGCCTGGAGCGGCCTCAGGCTGCTGGCGGGGATCAGCTGCGCCCTGGTCTGGGTGGTGGTGGAGAGCGCCCTGCTGAGGGCCGGAACGCTGCAAACCCGCGGCATTCTTCTGGCTTCCTACATGGTGGTTTATTATCTGGGTACGGTGCTGGGGCAGCTGCTTCTGGGCTGGTTCCCCAGCGATATGTCCCTGATTGCAACGGAAGTGTGCATTTTATCAGTAGCGGGCATGGTTCCGCTGATGTTTGCGCGTCTGGAATCGGGCAATGGGGAGATTTCATCTTCCTCCCATGTGGAGATCCGGACACTGCTGAGGCGCCGCAGCGTCTTTCTGGGCATTGTGGGATGTGTGATTTCCGGTGTGGTATTGGGTACTATTTATTGCCTGATGCCCCTGTTTTTGAAGCGCCAGGGCATGAGCCACTCTTCCGTGGGATACTGGATGGCCCTGCTGATTGCCGCTGCCATTCTGGGGCAGTGGCCCATGGGGAGGCTGGCGGACAGGTACGGCCGCGCTTTCGTCATGAAATGCCAGTCCCTGCTGGTGGCGGCGGCCTGTGCCGGGCTGATGCTGAAGGGAGGGCTGATGGCTCCCTCCCTGATTGCTCTGGGGCTGGCCGGATTTTCCCTGTACCCTGTTGCCATGGCCTGGGGATGCGAGGAAGCCTCCCGGGATGAACTGGTGACCATGAACCAGCTTCTGCTGTTGAGTTATTCCGTCGGCACACTGGCCGGCCCGTCCCTGACTTCGTTCCTGATGCAGAGGTATTCCGATAATTGGATGCCTATGGTTATTGCGCTGGTGGCTCTTTCCTTCATGCCCGTGCTGGTGCTGGGCGGGGGCCACGGAAGGAGAAAGCTGTCCCGGTAA